In a genomic window of Rhinoderma darwinii isolate aRhiDar2 chromosome 10, aRhiDar2.hap1, whole genome shotgun sequence:
- the LOC142661978 gene encoding uncharacterized protein LOC142661978 has protein sequence MAFHSGYSSNYIGDIWGEETLPGFQEVILQSADQPNDGRIYVMYHGTTFSAATDIIKTGFRQSEKGMLGRGVYVSRDKNKALRYPLLDKTNQVVLKLRVNVGKVKKINYQDHDMQKTWHENGFDTAWVPAYSGMVNSGLEEDCIWDPRRIKVVGIAHASPQHLLQAVPNNGRIYVMYHGTTLEAAIQIIQNGFNRSRKGMLGKGIYVSRDIEKAARYPLDDRWDQVILKLRVNVGKVKMIDRQNHPLQITWHNEGYNTAWVPEYCGMVSSGLEEDCIWDPERIKVVGIARSPPLSVHKYLIKFLSRYAE, from the exons ATGGCATTTCACTCTGGATATTCCTCCAACTACATTGGAGATATTTGGGGTGAAGAGACTTTGCCTGGATTTCAAGAAGTGATTCTCCAAAGTGCTGATCAGCCAAATGATGGAAGGATCTATGTTATGTACCACGGCACCACATTTTCTGCAGCTACAGATATCATCAAAACTGGATTTAGGCAATCTGAAAAAGGAATGCTGGGAAGAGGGGTCTACGTCAGTAGAgacaagaacaaagctctgagATACCCTCTACTTgacaaaacaaatcaggttgtccTGAAGCTCAGAGTGAATGTCGGCAAGGTTAAGAAGATTAATTATCAAGATCACGATATGCAAAAGACATGGCATGAAAATGGCTTCGATACTGCCTGGGTGCCAGCCTATAGTGGAATGGTGAACAGTGGGCTGGAAGAAGATTGTATTTGGGACCCCAGAAGAATCAAGGTGGTGGGCATTGCTCATGCCTCACCACAACATCTGTTACA GGCAGTG CCAAACAATGGGAGAATTTATGTGATGTACCATGGCACCACATTAGAGGCAGCCATTCAAATTATTCAGAATGGTTTTAATAGATCACGTAAGGGCATGTTAGGCAAAGGCATATATGTCAGCAGAGATATAGAGAAAGCAGCACGGTATCCGTTAGATGATCGTTGGGATCAGGTTATCCTGAAGTTGAGAGTGAATGTAGGTAAAGTAAAGATGATAGATCGTCAAAACCATCCATTGCAGATAACATGGCACAATGAAGGGTATAATACTGCATGGGTGCCCGAGTACTGTGGCATGGTTAGCAGTGGATTAGAAGAAGATTGTATTTGGGACCCTGAGAGGATTAAAGTTGTAGGGATTGCTAGATCCCCACCATTGTCTGTACACAAATACCTTATAAAGTTTCTTTCAAGGTATGCAGAGTGA